gcgcttccccgctgtcccggagatttccccatgggctttcgtcttgcgaaggaagcccatagggaacttcgtcttgcgaagcgcctccgcgacggaaaaccctttcgtctagcgggttttccgtcttgcgaggcgttcgtcttgcggggcaccactgtatatatatatattcaaactgAGTTTATTTAAAAATTGCCCAAAGTTCCACTGCAAAAGGAACTTCATTTACAATCAGTTCACCTTGACAACTATCAAGTGTGATTCAGAGATTTTGAAAATAATTCTGAAGACCACATCAATTACCATTTCTACTTGGAGACTACTATCCtgcagaaaactcattcaaataTGCTTTTACATCTTCAGCTTTCTCATTCAAACCTCTGAAATTAAAATgttccttattccccccccccaacacctctGTATGATTGTATAATAAATCTCATCCTTCCAAAATTGTGAAAGCCATATTTATGTTTTCTGTCTTCTACTGCTTTTTCAgttacattttccttttttaaaaaaactatccgTATTTATTCCCAGACTATAAATTGATTCTCCAATATTGCCAGTCTGCTACCCAATCTGTTTTCTGCCGCATTAATCGTTGTGACTGTATCttgctttaaaatataattttcaaAACTCTGAAATTCCCGAGAAATTAAGTTCCTCGTATTTGCTAGTGTTAATCTGTTTCCATATCTCCTGTTATGTCTTCTTGCCATCTTTATTTTTCTGGGGGAAACAaatctgttttgttgttgctttctccTCCAACTCATTCCTTGCAGCAGTTAAGCCGAAAACAGCAATCtgtctcttttctttcccttctcgCACAGGAATGGTGGGGATGATAGCGTTAATCAGCAAGGCAAGCAATGAAAATAAGGGGCAGGAGAAAACCCACACAGTGTCCTGGTTTACGCTTCTCAGCCCTGTGTGTCCCAGTCTCCTCCAGCCATTTCTTGAGGGCCACCTTCTGGTGGTCTGGACAGAAGCAGAGAAATGTGTCTCCCATTCCCAGAGGGATGGTGGGATTACATTTACCCAGCCAGCGTGGTgatgaaaaatgctgccaggaaGCCACATTGGAGCTGATGGGGCGGAAGGCAAGGAGCccgacagtaggtggcgccagagcccaaCGAAAGGCAGAGCCAGCTGATTCTAGTTTGGTCCCCATCCTCCACTACACGAAGTCCTACAGTGGCAACACAAAGGAAGGATAAGCTTGACAAGGAAGTACCATCATTGGATTAAATGTACacaagaagacaggcaggtggctGCTGGCTAAGGTTGAAATTAGTTGGACAGTTCTTGCCCTAATAGGCCAGCCTTCTCTGGGCCCCAACTGAGCATAAGCAGTGGATATCTGCCCCTCTTCTCTCCAGAGGGATGGTGGGGCCACCTGGATCTAGCAAGCAAGGGATGCTTTTTGTTCTTGCCCCTATGCACATCAGGCTTTTTCCAGAAAGCAACTCTGAACGTGacccaggaggaagaagaagcagcagcagcatccaatatggtaaaggtaatgggacccctgaccattaggtccagtcgtgaccgactctggtgttgcagagctcatctcgctttactggccgagggagccggcgtacagccgggtcatgtggccagcatgactaagccgcttctggcgaaccagagcagcacacggaaacgccgtttaccttcccgccagagtggtacctgtttatctacttgcactttgacatgcttttgaactgctaggttggcaggagcagggaacgagcaacgagagctcaccccatcgcagggattcgaaccgccgaccttctgaacggcagtcctaggctctgtggtttaacccacagaatgCCCATCCTATAGACTGGAGGTTTGGACACCTCCCACAGAAGGGATGAAACACTCGCAAGCCAAAAGATGGGAGAGAAAAGTCATGCTCTCACCTCTTCCCAAAAGGAAGCTGTTCCATCTGTCCAGAGGGAAGAAAATCCATCTCCGTGGAAAAtaggggaaaagttttttttcttttaagcgaGCTCTGGAGATCCTGTGAAACCCAAAAGCTCTGGCCCCACATAGCCACCTGGAGAAAACAtaaggaagaaagggagggagggagaaaggaagaggggaggggggacagaAAATGGAGAGATGTGGGCGGTTGTTTTACAACTGTACGTAATCATCAAGATCCTCCATCAGCACGTCACCTGAGTGGAAACGAAGAGAAGGCAGATTGAATTATACCAGCTTCATTTGACTTAGGAAAATGTTTGGGAGGGGTCCGTATAGATTGTCAACATCATCCCACCCCTTCAAGGAGATCACAAACGGTAAATTAGGTGGAGAGAgaatgattggcccaaggtcacccacagacttgactggagatttgaacccggcTCTCCTTGGTTCTAGTCCAAACCTCTAACCAGTTGGCCACCGCGGATTGGTGCTAAAATGTGGACGCATCGGTTATGGGTTGATGTTAGCAGGCATGCACACTTTACCTGAGTGCATatctttttgtacacattgcgtGGCTAGAAaatggcactgcaaaatttggagaaacgGAATttcaactgtttttcagtctgcatcttgttttgaaaagtgtgaattgGATAGATTCGCCTTTAATTGCACACCAAATCAAATTCCTCCTCTATCCGGATCACACACAATTCAACAATAAATTTAGGCAATTTGTGTCTTAAGAGACTGGTTGAAGCTATGGATAGTGGTCTTTTATAAGTAGATAATTACAGCTTGTAATTATTCCATATCTTTGGTAGTGTTCCCCGTAACTAGAAATAGACATTACCTTTGCTTGCAGAGAGGCTTTGTACCGCCACAGGCAATTCATTGCAAACTCGAAATTTGTGGAGCTGAtgccatatttttttctttacttgTTTTTCCTGGAGAGATTGAGGGGTGAGGGGAATCCCAAAAcagtcagaagtctttttttccccCATCCTGAAGGAAGATTTGTCCTTTATAATATACTTTTTCACAGAAAGCTTAATTTAGTAACTCACCTCCACATCCATTAGTTCTTCTGCATTCCCAAGGATAGAATAAACAAGGAGGATCCCTGCTTCACTGACCCTCCGGTCCGGACTATAAATAGCTAACAAAGCTGTTCTTAGAAAGAATCTTCTTTGTTGTTCATTGAAGAATGTCCCAAACACCTAAAAGCAAAGAAACCAAAATGAAGCAGTCTTTGGATTGCTGCATGTTCATTAAACGATCCCTgcttcttcttcccttctttctATTATCACAACTTTGACATCCTTGAGACAGGATGTTGTCCCGTCTGCCCATGATACTGTCAAAGACTGCATTGCAATTATATCTCCCAATGTGTCTCTTCACACAATTCTGCCAACAACCCCTTAAGCTCATCCTGGTGTTTCCTGGAGGCAGAGAAGGGTAAAAGAAAGCAACCCAGATTTCTCAGGTGGAGCAAGAAATCTATCAAACACTTGAGTGGTTTCGCATTGAAAAGGGCTTATAGCATAGAAGGAACACCTTTACCTCTCCAACTTTCATCATGTTTATGTAAGAGAGCATCTTCTTCTCTTCTTGGTACCTCCTGCACCAGAGTTCTTCGGCATTATTCATCCGTATCCCTGACAGTAAGACACCAGGAGTTAAAAGCTTTGTCGTTCCATACTTAAAGGTTtggggcagggatggagaacctgtggaccttcaagtatttatttttgtaaaatataattttttattaggttttttttaacatatcattttcaacagtaattaaacatacttttacatcttattcaattttttgacttccatcaatcctgtctgaaaattttcccatCTAATCTCTCCGTATGCATTtattatcttccctattacatttcaaactcataaccaatatctctatcttttcctactttgtaacacttcgtatatttctccttacaaaacttcttgtagtccttgttgattacagttgctcttcaaataattcatatacttcttccaatcttctgtaaatctctggtcccgcaggtttcgaatccttcctgtcattttgtccaattctgcatagtccattaatttcgtctttTTCAAGTATTGTTGAGCTACATGTTGCGactgaccactgggcatgctggctggggttcctGGGGATAGGACTCTTAACAATATCTGGaagagccacaggctccccatttcTGGGTTTAGGGCTTTTCAGACATAATTTATTCTGATGGCTTTGGAAACATTTTTTAGACTGTTGGGATTATATGTTAACATCCAGCTGGTTCCTTAGAATTCtatttattattgtattgtatttttatgagCAGTAGTCAATAAAGTAGAACAAGGATGTCTTGTTGCGCAACAggacttcctcctctctctctttttcctgtaCACCCCTTGTGCCCTCCCCAATCTCCTCTGGAGCATTAGGGAAGCCCCCAGAAACCGATTTAGGGGGcacacagaggagaaggtgaggaAGTCCTGTAGAGCAGGCAGAAGACTCTGCCAGAGCACAACTACGTAGTTTGATGGATACCTGTTCTTACAATTTGTTCACCACCTTGGGTGCATTTGGTCAagattataaatatttaaatgatcGAATGAAAACGAATTTAGGCCTTTCTGTTTCCTTTGGATGATATtctattactttttttttatGAAGATGTTTGCAAGATCCACCTCGAGAGTTCCCTCCTAGGGAATTTCTCTAGCAACCTCGCGTCTCATTTTGGTATCAGCCTCTGAGGCAAGACTCAAGAAATGAAGGTCAAATTCTGGCTTATATGGAGGAATGTCAAATGCTCTTGCATGCTGATCTCCTGCCATCTTTGCTCAAAGGGTGGGCTCTCTTACTGGCAAAGGGGGAAGAGTATAACATTGTGAAATACAACTGAACAAGACAACAGCTTCTTTCTTCCCCGCTAAGTCAGCTTTGCGGGAAATGCACCATTACCAGAGAGTCAACATGAGACTCGACTGATACTAATGGGAAAACACACTATGAACTGAGACCAGAGGTTCTAATCATATTTCACTAGCGCGTAAAACTAAGGTGTTTAATGTATTCCATCATATTTAAGCATGGGACTGTTGTTGCAACTTTTCCAGCTTACTTGCCTTTCTGGTGCAGGAGCAGCTCGTAGAGACGGAAGATACTCTCCTTGGCATGTCGGCTGACTGCTGCTTGGGGGTCCCCAATACAAATTGCCAGCTCTGCCACGTGGTGCCCCAGTTCTGGGAGTTTGCAGGTAGCCTAGCAAGAAGGAAAACCAGAGAGATCTTTGTCCCCCACTTCTCTGTCAGATCATCTCTATCTTTAATGGGTACGCCTAGCCTCAAAATCTAAGCCCTTCTCAGAAACTCTTAAAATAATACTTTGCATCTCCAAAATGGGCAGactagatcatagctgtcaacttacagatttgaaaataagggaccagcagcctcgaaaataagggatcagcagccaaaataagggattttcagagcacaggtatgttcaacctctgagcccctccgagccaaaggcagaaagcccagccagcagccaaacgaagcctcaagcagtggttcccacagggCAGCAGCCCGgcaacaaggaaaaccaccgtcacctctccgctgggaagcgctgagcaaaggcgagtccctagGCAACGCGttcgatttgatcggcacaaggcatgcaagctccaccccccagtcattcttagactccttattgggtgagcaacgcagccaagcaacacagttggagcctccctcctccctggccaacagggagggagggagaggagctgcttcctttgaaacttgggaaatttaagggacatcatcaataagggacagcagcgggacatggcgctgggataagggactttcccgccaaataagggacggttgacagcaaTGAACTAGGTTAGACTGATACTTCCAGAGAACATAGCCTCCTCTATGTCCTTTGGATGGGACTCTGAGAAGATGGATGTAGGGCCTTCGTGTATCTTGCCAGAACAGCAAATCCACACAGTTCAAGCCAAAAGAGGAACCCCAATGCACCAATCAACTAGGAATGCCAGGAAGAACCCAGTGGTATGGATGGGAGCagagaggtaaaaaggtaaaggacccctgggacaGCTAAGGCCAGTCAAATTTGATTATTGGGTGTGGCACCCATCTCCGCTTTCAGgacaaaggagccggcgtttgtccacagacagctttccgggttgtggccagcaggactaaatcgcttctggcacaacgggacactgtcagaaaccagagcacacagaaacaccgtttaccttcccgccgcagcagtacctatttatctacttgcactggcatgcttttgaactgctaggttggcaggagctgggacagagcaatgggaactcaccccattgtggggattcgaaccgccgcccttctgatcaacaagctcaagaggctcagtggtttagacccagcGCTACCTGCATCCCTGCGAGATATGGGCTATCACTCAAAGGGACCCAAGAAGAGCATACTAGTGTCATGCAAACAAAGCCATTCCTAGCTGCCGCCACCCCTTCCATTATTGGCTTTCCCCTCTCCTATTCCTTTAAGACTAAGATACTGAAAATAACATTCAGCTCTCAATATGAATTGGCTCTGGAGGGCGGGATAAATCTAAAAATCGGTTGTAGCGACAAAGACCAGCTCTCACATTTGCTCCCTAGAGCAAAAGGGGGCAGCATATGAGGTCACACTTACATCAAAATCTGGCATAAGGACAGCAAAACGCAGGAGTGCAGCACTGCTTTTGATAGCTCTGATTCTCTCCACTTTGTATTTCGCGTGTATCCAAAAATGGATGTGCTGCAGGAGGAAGCAACACCTCAGGAATATTGCACTGGTACAACGTCTCACGCAACCCTTTTGCTCAAAACAAAGGAAGCAGCAGTGATCCAGAATCCAAAATCCACAagcagtgggtttttttgttttgttttttaggaccaaccaaaatgtctcAAGATGGAAGGTTGTGCATCTGACACATGAGTTCTCCTAGGATGAATTGTTCCTCTTCATAGATATGCCTTAGTTCAGGAATGGGCATAAAGTTGATCAGGATCTACTGTCTTATCTCTGGATGACTTGTGGTGGACTTGCAATGCTTTGTGCCTGATGAATAATGTGGCATTTTAGCTTGGATGTACCCTATTAGCATGAAATATACTTGGAAtccagagtggatttcatgctctttattcagctcatagtggtgaggaggaatggaagttccctcaggatgtctgctttatatacattatttacacaatgggccccacgtgattggctaattccgggattcacctgtaggccaatcaggttgcaggttcacttccacctggagctggattgggtggctcctgaggaccaatcagaatgctgcattctgaatcctattgttctaggaccaatcagactgctgcattttggatcctattcaactcagtacataacatagcaTGTGGCCACATATGCCAGGGATAAGGCTTGGCAGAATCATCCTAAACCCACTCATTTTCTATGttcaagcatttttttaaaataaatattgtagGAGAGCAGCTATTTGGTTGCCCGAGGTGGAGCAGCAGATAGTGCTGTCCCACTCCTCAGTCAAGGTAGAAAAGAACGAGTGCCCTTCCCTGGCAATAAAAATAGAATAATCTTCATTGTTAATttaatgtgccattaaggtaagatgggggaTATGCCAAGAGCattgattttgaggagatatagagggtgtttgtagaattagtactgttaaaacggaaaggggtgttgaaattttgggaggtaggatagttacaatggaatggtctccgtggtggggtgcacatttttattctcattTATGTATGGTTATTactttgtgaaaataaaataataaaaaataaatagaatagaataaaaataaattaaatgacTAACTATTCATTTCCATTCTGTGAAGGCCGAAgccagctgcctgaggcagctactTCACTCTAATGGCAGGGCCAGCTCTGCTAGGGTATA
The Podarcis muralis chromosome 1, rPodMur119.hap1.1, whole genome shotgun sequence DNA segment above includes these coding regions:
- the LOC144325261 gene encoding uncharacterized protein LOC144325261 → MNNAEELWCRRYQEEKKMLSYINMMKVGEVFGTFFNEQQRRFFLRTALLAIYSPDRRVSEAGILLVYSILGNAEELMDVEEKQVKKKIWHQLHKFRVCNELPVAVQSLSASKGDVLMEDLDDYVQL